From Denitrovibrio acetiphilus DSM 12809, the proteins below share one genomic window:
- a CDS encoding ABC transporter permease, which translates to MTYFAFLGAVEHGLVFSLMALGVFLTFRALDFPDLSVDGTLPLGAAVSALLITKGVDPYVSVAAAFAAGFAAGAVTALLNTKLKILNLLAGILTMIALYSVNLRVMGMPNIPLLGYETVFTPVESLGISPQFAGIVLFAFFTVAVCIFLVWFFHTDVGLALRATGDNMKMVKAQGVNTDRMVFFGVALSNAFVAMCGALVAQSLGFADVNMGIGTVVAGLASVIVGEAALSSRTVLRAVVGVVIGSLIYRLAVAYALSVELGPVKLSPGDLNLITAIIVIFALTFPGLRKKLGGLKS; encoded by the coding sequence ATGACATATTTTGCATTTCTGGGAGCTGTTGAGCACGGACTTGTTTTCTCGCTCATGGCTCTCGGTGTTTTCCTGACATTCAGAGCTCTGGACTTTCCTGATCTTTCCGTGGACGGTACTCTCCCGCTGGGAGCTGCTGTCAGTGCGCTGCTTATCACAAAGGGAGTTGACCCTTATGTGTCTGTTGCTGCTGCGTTTGCTGCGGGATTTGCTGCCGGTGCGGTTACTGCTCTGCTCAACACTAAGCTTAAGATTCTTAATCTGCTTGCGGGCATCCTGACTATGATAGCCCTTTATTCAGTTAACCTGCGTGTAATGGGGATGCCTAACATTCCGCTTCTGGGGTATGAGACAGTTTTCACCCCTGTGGAGTCTTTGGGAATAAGTCCTCAGTTTGCGGGGATTGTGCTGTTCGCTTTTTTCACTGTGGCTGTTTGTATCTTTCTGGTATGGTTTTTTCATACTGATGTCGGTCTTGCGCTGCGTGCTACCGGTGACAACATGAAGATGGTGAAGGCGCAGGGGGTTAACACTGACCGCATGGTATTTTTCGGAGTGGCACTCAGCAATGCTTTCGTTGCTATGTGCGGTGCTCTGGTTGCTCAGTCTCTGGGGTTTGCCGATGTTAATATGGGGATAGGAACTGTGGTCGCGGGGCTTGCCTCTGTGATCGTAGGCGAGGCGGCACTGTCCAGCAGAACGGTTCTTCGGGCTGTGGTCGGTGTTGTTATCGGCTCGCTCATATACAGGCTTGCTGTTGCATACGCTCTCTCTGTGGAGCTCGGACCTGTGAAGCTTTCGCCTGGAGACCTGAACCTTATAACAGCAATAATAGTTATATTTGCCCTGACATTTCCGGGGCTTCGTAAAAAACTCGGGGGGCTGAAGTCATGA
- a CDS encoding ABC transporter ATP-binding protein — protein MIELRGIKKVFNAGTVNEKIAINSVDLTIEEGDFITVIGSNGAGKSTLLSILAGFLSPDSGCIMFGGDDITKVPEYKRAKYIGVVFQDPLSGTAKSLSIEENMAIASKRGSKRWFRKGVTSAKRAHFKERLKELGLGLEDRLNTNAGLLSGGQRQSLTLLMAAMAEPQILLLDEHTAALDPRTAGLVMGLTDKIIKDTGLTAMMVTHNMKQALEYGNRIIMMHEGEIVLDIKGADKEGLTIPDLLGMFEKVRGEGLADDKLLLSK, from the coding sequence ATGATCGAACTCCGGGGAATTAAGAAAGTATTTAATGCAGGCACTGTGAATGAAAAGATAGCGATAAACAGTGTTGACCTTACAATAGAAGAGGGTGATTTTATCACCGTAATAGGAAGTAACGGGGCTGGTAAGTCAACCCTGCTCAGCATCTTAGCCGGATTTCTGAGTCCCGACAGCGGATGCATAATGTTTGGCGGTGATGACATCACGAAGGTGCCGGAATATAAGCGTGCGAAATACATCGGCGTTGTTTTTCAGGATCCTCTGAGTGGAACTGCAAAATCTCTCTCCATCGAAGAAAATATGGCGATAGCCTCAAAGAGAGGGTCTAAACGCTGGTTCCGTAAAGGTGTTACTTCTGCAAAAAGAGCGCATTTTAAAGAACGGCTGAAAGAGCTGGGACTTGGTCTTGAAGACCGCCTTAATACGAATGCTGGGCTTTTGTCCGGTGGGCAGAGGCAGTCCCTTACCCTTCTGATGGCAGCAATGGCTGAGCCGCAGATCCTTCTGCTGGACGAGCACACAGCCGCTCTCGATCCGAGAACAGCCGGGCTTGTGATGGGGCTTACGGATAAGATTATCAAAGATACAGGACTAACTGCTATGATGGTTACGCACAACATGAAGCAGGCTCTGGAATATGGCAACCGCATAATTATGATGCATGAAGGGGAGATTGTTCTTGATATCAAAGGTGCAGATAAGGAAGGGCTTACCATTCCTGACCTGCTCGGTATGTTTGAAAAGGTGCGTGGAGAAGGGCTTGCTGACGACAAGCTGCTTCTGAGTAAATAA
- a CDS encoding class I SAM-dependent methyltransferase — MMSIFDERASQWESKGRRVELARDVVNSIIKYAEPEKDIDIADFGTGTGLILLGLADYAKTMTGYDTSRGMIDVLNRKAEEAGLTNLTTEFLDIEKDTFPENAFDLLTCSMVLHHVDRPEDFFSKAYRSLRTGGKLCVADLELTDVPFHDVAHEGVKNEGFSENWLIETMKKYGFSSVKVVQGAVMEKERNGEKINFPVLLAIGTK; from the coding sequence ATGATGTCGATATTTGATGAAAGAGCATCCCAGTGGGAGAGCAAAGGGCGCAGGGTTGAGCTTGCACGTGATGTAGTAAATTCCATTATAAAATATGCTGAACCGGAGAAAGATATAGATATAGCTGATTTCGGCACAGGCACAGGGCTTATTCTGCTGGGGCTTGCGGACTATGCGAAGACGATGACAGGGTACGACACATCCAGAGGGATGATAGATGTTCTGAATAGAAAGGCGGAGGAAGCGGGGCTTACGAACCTGACTACCGAATTTCTTGATATAGAGAAGGATACTTTCCCTGAGAACGCTTTTGATCTGCTGACATGCAGTATGGTTTTGCACCATGTGGACAGACCGGAGGATTTCTTCAGCAAAGCTTACAGGTCGCTTCGCACTGGCGGGAAGCTGTGTGTCGCTGATTTAGAACTGACAGATGTGCCGTTTCATGATGTGGCTCACGAAGGGGTGAAGAACGAGGGGTTTAGTGAAAACTGGCTCATCGAAACCATGAAAAAATACGGATTTTCTTCCGTGAAAGTGGTACAGGGGGCAGTTATGGAAAAAGAGCGTAACGGCGAAAAGATAAATTTTCCCGTACTGCTCGCAATAGGGACAAAATGA
- a CDS encoding aminotransferase class I/II-fold pyridoxal phosphate-dependent enzyme — MKRTENLTPFIVMDILQRANEIGDCIHFEVGQPDMAPSGGVLDGMREALDDGQFPYTPAKGIMPLREKISDFYKQYYRVQVSPERVMLTVGTSGAFLIAYSILVDIGEKLAFTDPGYPCYKNYSYVLGIDPVMIPVGAETNYQMTAGMLAEHENVKAVQISSPCNPTGNLYGKENLLGLIEYCKSKDIGFISDEIYHGLVYSGVKEHTALEFSDDAIVINGFSKYFCMPGARLGWMILPEKLVRPAEVVMQNLFISAPTMSQIGCVHAFDYKFLEDYKAEYEKRRDFLYNELKSIFKIDVVPEGAFYIWADISEYSDDCYNFALELLENARIAVTPGVDFGRNNTGKYIRFAYTRNIEHMAEGIRRLKEYLKQR; from the coding sequence ATGAAAAGAACAGAAAACCTTACGCCATTTATAGTTATGGACATCCTTCAGCGTGCGAACGAGATAGGTGATTGCATTCACTTTGAAGTAGGGCAGCCTGACATGGCGCCTTCCGGCGGTGTTCTTGACGGGATGCGTGAAGCTCTGGATGATGGTCAGTTTCCGTATACTCCGGCAAAAGGGATAATGCCTCTGCGGGAGAAAATTTCTGATTTTTATAAGCAGTATTACAGAGTGCAGGTTTCCCCTGAACGTGTGATGCTTACAGTGGGGACGTCCGGTGCATTTCTGATTGCTTATTCGATACTTGTGGACATCGGCGAAAAGCTTGCTTTCACAGACCCAGGGTATCCTTGCTATAAAAATTATTCATATGTGCTTGGTATTGATCCGGTTATGATACCTGTTGGTGCAGAAACAAATTATCAGATGACTGCGGGGATGCTTGCGGAACATGAGAATGTAAAAGCTGTGCAGATATCGTCACCCTGCAACCCCACAGGAAATCTGTATGGCAAAGAGAACCTGCTGGGTCTCATAGAATATTGCAAATCAAAAGATATCGGATTTATATCCGACGAAATATATCATGGTCTTGTTTATAGTGGAGTTAAAGAGCATACTGCACTGGAATTTTCAGATGATGCTATAGTTATAAACGGTTTTTCAAAATATTTCTGCATGCCTGGCGCAAGGCTTGGCTGGATGATTCTTCCGGAAAAGCTTGTTCGTCCTGCTGAGGTAGTTATGCAGAATTTATTCATCTCTGCGCCGACTATGAGCCAGATAGGGTGTGTGCACGCTTTTGACTATAAGTTTTTAGAAGACTATAAGGCGGAATATGAAAAACGCCGTGACTTTCTTTATAATGAACTGAAAAGCATATTTAAGATAGATGTTGTGCCGGAAGGCGCTTTTTACATATGGGCGGATATTTCAGAATATTCCGATGACTGTTACAACTTTGCGCTGGAGCTTCTCGAAAATGCCCGCATAGCTGTTACCCCCGGTGTGGATTTTGGCAGGAACAATACAGGAAAATACATACGTTTTGCATATACCAGAAACATTGAACATATGGCTGAAGGTATACGCAGGCTCAAAGAATATCTCAAACAAAGGTAG
- a CDS encoding EVE domain-containing protein — MRYWLMKSEPESFSIDDLKNCKNSTEHWDGIRNYQARNFMRDDMVIGDRVLFYHSNTDEPGVVGIAEVASEPYADYTAFDSGSKYYDRQSTKENPRWVMVDIRFVEKFDRTVTLKEMKSMYNLAGMKLLQRGNRLSIMPVGKNEFETIVSMSKEF, encoded by the coding sequence ATGCGATACTGGCTGATGAAATCTGAACCGGAATCATTCTCTATAGATGACCTGAAAAACTGCAAAAACAGCACCGAACACTGGGACGGTATAAGAAATTATCAGGCTCGGAATTTTATGCGTGACGACATGGTGATAGGGGACAGAGTCCTGTTTTATCACTCAAATACAGATGAGCCGGGCGTGGTGGGTATTGCTGAAGTGGCTAGTGAGCCGTATGCAGACTATACCGCATTTGATTCCGGAAGCAAATATTATGACCGCCAGTCAACTAAAGAAAATCCGAGATGGGTAATGGTGGATATCAGATTCGTTGAAAAGTTTGACAGGACAGTAACCCTGAAAGAGATGAAGAGCATGTATAATCTGGCGGGTATGAAACTCCTCCAGAGGGGGAACAGACTTTCTATCATGCCTGTGGGCAAAAATGAATTCGAAACTATTGTCAGCATGTCGAAGGAGTTCTGA
- a CDS encoding pyridoxamine 5'-phosphate oxidase family protein yields the protein MRRSEKLISDQTEINALLAKGEIIRVAMVDEGKPYLVPMSYGFKDGAIYLHCAKEGRKVDILRRNPNVCFEVSADTSLAAKEQACGWTYHFKSVIGNGKVVFLEETADKVSGLSAIMEQYGSADHSFPDKAVGNTLVLRIDIDEMTGKQSPAV from the coding sequence ATGAGGCGTAGTGAGAAGCTTATATCCGACCAGACTGAAATCAACGCTCTTTTGGCAAAGGGCGAGATTATAAGGGTTGCAATGGTTGACGAAGGGAAGCCTTATCTTGTGCCTATGAGCTACGGGTTTAAGGATGGGGCGATTTATCTCCATTGCGCTAAAGAGGGGAGAAAGGTTGACATCCTCCGGAGAAATCCGAACGTCTGCTTTGAAGTGAGTGCAGACACATCCTTAGCTGCCAAAGAACAAGCCTGCGGCTGGACGTACCACTTTAAGTCTGTGATAGGGAACGGAAAAGTTGTGTTTCTCGAAGAGACTGCCGATAAGGTTTCGGGGCTTTCAGCTATCATGGAACAGTACGGCAGTGCCGACCATTCATTTCCTGATAAGGCTGTAGGGAATACTCTTGTGCTGCGGATTGACATAGATGAAATGACAGGCAAACAATCCCCTGCGGTGTAA
- the ybaK gene encoding Cys-tRNA(Pro) deacylase, with product MAKEKIPVTPAIRELRRYKVEFTPQLYDYVEKGGAKHSAEVLGADPHAVIKTIILQNEKSEPCVVLMHGDKDISTKNLAREIGVKTLEPCTPEIANKNTGYLVGGTSPFGTRKQMPVYMEKTISELETIYINGGKRGFLVSMKSSDLVRVLKPVFVSVAIDK from the coding sequence ATGGCAAAAGAGAAAATTCCGGTAACTCCGGCAATAAGGGAACTTAGGAGATACAAAGTTGAATTTACTCCGCAGCTTTATGATTATGTTGAAAAGGGCGGGGCGAAACATTCTGCCGAAGTGCTGGGGGCTGACCCCCACGCTGTGATTAAGACTATAATATTACAGAATGAGAAATCCGAGCCCTGTGTTGTACTTATGCACGGGGATAAGGACATATCCACAAAAAATCTTGCACGGGAGATAGGTGTGAAGACACTTGAACCCTGCACTCCTGAAATTGCGAATAAAAATACCGGCTACCTTGTTGGTGGGACGTCACCCTTCGGGACGAGAAAGCAGATGCCGGTTTATATGGAAAAGACGATTTCTGAACTGGAGACCATATACATTAACGGTGGCAAGAGAGGATTTCTTGTGAGCATGAAGTCTTCTGATCTGGTTCGTGTGTTGAAGCCTGTTTTTGTCAGTGTAGCTATTGATAAGTAG
- a CDS encoding ABC transporter ATP-binding protein: protein MKNIKRLWTYFRAQKLFILAAMVASVFVSATDGATAYIVKHILDGIFIDKDETLLKLIPLAIIIMYTFRFGARIVQSYFIQHAGQKAVQDIREDLYYKMIHLPMHYFDNNDTGAMMARIINDVSYLKSAVPAALKMFRSGLSIFFLIAVVLYQDPILGSTVFIAIPFMALLIDKTGRKVKKYSKKQQQRVGEMATALQESFSGVAVVKSFANEDKESKNFFILNANAVKYRLKQVMVNAISAPLMETIAGFAVAAIIFYGGMRVISGETTAGTFFSFVTAFGLMFDPFKKINEYNSTIQTANAAADRIFGVMDMENSILDNDGTLECDAKDKIIRFDNVHFSYSSTPEEVLNGINITVQPGTTVALVGSSGAGKSTIASLIPRFYDVTAGSISIDGTDIRDFKVHSLRKNIGIVSQEPFLFNMPIRDNIAYGRQDSDFDDIRKAADSAYALKFIEALPDGFDTIIGERGDRLSGGQKQRLTIARALLQNPPILILDEATSALDTESERIVQKALTNLMTGRTSFVIAHRLSTILNADMIVVLDKGKIEATGTHTELLAKSTTYSRLCNLQFTTEEAK from the coding sequence ATGAAAAACATAAAGAGGCTCTGGACTTATTTCAGAGCACAGAAATTATTCATTTTGGCAGCGATGGTCGCATCTGTATTTGTCTCTGCCACTGACGGTGCAACAGCATATATTGTTAAACATATACTTGACGGCATTTTTATAGATAAAGACGAAACGCTCCTGAAGCTCATCCCCCTCGCTATAATTATAATGTATACATTTAGGTTCGGAGCAAGAATCGTTCAGTCATATTTCATACAGCACGCAGGGCAAAAAGCCGTACAGGATATCCGCGAAGACCTGTATTACAAAATGATACACTTGCCCATGCACTATTTCGACAACAACGACACCGGCGCAATGATGGCAAGGATAATCAACGATGTCTCATATTTAAAGAGTGCAGTCCCCGCCGCTCTGAAAATGTTCCGTAGCGGATTATCTATATTTTTCCTTATCGCCGTAGTCCTTTACCAAGACCCTATTCTCGGCTCAACAGTATTCATAGCAATACCTTTTATGGCTCTGCTAATAGATAAAACAGGCAGAAAAGTAAAAAAGTACAGTAAAAAACAGCAGCAGCGTGTCGGAGAGATGGCGACCGCTCTACAGGAAAGTTTTTCTGGAGTAGCAGTTGTTAAATCTTTTGCTAACGAAGATAAAGAGTCAAAAAACTTTTTTATTCTCAATGCCAACGCCGTAAAGTATCGGCTGAAGCAGGTGATGGTTAATGCAATCAGTGCGCCTCTTATGGAGACTATTGCCGGATTTGCTGTTGCAGCGATCATTTTTTATGGCGGAATGCGAGTTATCAGCGGAGAAACAACAGCAGGAACGTTCTTCTCATTCGTTACAGCTTTCGGTTTAATGTTTGATCCGTTTAAGAAAATCAACGAATATAACTCCACCATACAAACAGCGAATGCGGCAGCAGACAGGATATTCGGTGTTATGGATATGGAAAACAGTATTCTGGACAATGACGGCACACTGGAGTGTGATGCTAAAGATAAAATTATCAGATTTGACAATGTTCACTTTAGCTACAGCAGCACACCGGAAGAGGTACTGAACGGTATAAATATCACGGTACAGCCGGGAACAACTGTTGCTCTGGTGGGTTCAAGCGGTGCAGGGAAAAGTACAATCGCATCACTGATTCCCAGATTTTACGATGTTACAGCAGGCTCTATATCCATAGACGGCACAGACATCAGGGACTTTAAAGTGCATTCTCTCCGTAAAAACATCGGGATAGTCTCGCAGGAGCCGTTCCTCTTCAACATGCCGATAAGAGATAACATCGCTTACGGAAGACAGGATAGCGATTTTGATGACATCAGAAAGGCTGCGGACTCAGCGTATGCACTGAAGTTCATAGAAGCTCTACCTGACGGTTTCGACACAATAATAGGCGAACGCGGAGACAGACTCTCGGGCGGTCAGAAGCAGAGGCTCACTATTGCGAGAGCTCTTTTGCAAAATCCACCTATACTCATCCTCGATGAAGCCACAAGTGCGCTGGACACAGAATCAGAGCGTATCGTACAGAAAGCCCTGACTAACCTTATGACTGGACGCACGAGCTTCGTGATAGCTCACAGGCTCTCGACTATATTAAATGCAGATATGATCGTAGTTCTTGACAAAGGGAAGATAGAAGCCACAGGCACACACACGGAACTGCTTGCAAAATCAACAACATACTCACGCTTATGCAACCTTCAGTTCACCACCGAAGAGGCGAAATAA
- a CDS encoding TolC family outer membrane protein translates to MFTKFTKKAIILIFLMILSLSLPAYADNAEVFAEPLGLDSVLRESVATNPQILEALEVYEALIHEVRAAESGYKPNVGTEFSVGQQYTNGASSDEEERDLTASSAGIYARQNLFNGFGTDNYVNETKARLMAAAYDVLDVANNVFIETAEAYIGVLKERELLTLAEENVETQGQILKQIIEKTEAGFGRKSDMLNSESRVALARANVISQQQNLKQAVVKFHKQLGRFAAPDKFLDPSKTYEFAGNVDDVVELAFNNYPALNVAKYNVLTKKFAMKRTQALYYPTLDAELRADYDNNTGGDEGDTKSYSAMLYLKYNFYDGGQRSAEKKKNYREILKEHQRTYIERRNLNESVRLAWNIKESEDKKYEYLKNHVGLSTKTLEAFKEEYQLGRRTLPELLDVENENQAAKTAFVESKYASLIAYYRVMFVTGVLLYEHRTDLFEKVGLTDNKIKLPDLSDYQVMENNRDADTVKDTMDQCDNSVLTETGVYGCADNENVSIGYSAPENAPAYIKPKESALTLEPESLGEPVSLGEPEKVDSMGFDASAEEQTVNFSNILFKLNSSKLTKDSYPVVDAIAAKLKTMEGYTLQIVGHTDSSGNAEFNKKLSAERAKSVYNRLVRKGVPKENITTYGKGEELPLYSNATRDGRVKNRRIEFKLTHLKQHE, encoded by the coding sequence ATGTTTACCAAGTTTACTAAAAAAGCAATCATCCTTATCTTTCTAATGATTTTATCGTTATCACTACCGGCTTATGCTGATAATGCGGAAGTGTTTGCGGAGCCTCTGGGACTTGACAGTGTCCTCAGAGAATCAGTTGCAACAAACCCTCAGATACTTGAAGCTCTTGAAGTTTATGAAGCTCTTATTCATGAAGTCCGGGCTGCGGAAAGCGGATATAAGCCAAATGTCGGAACAGAGTTTTCTGTCGGACAGCAATATACAAACGGAGCCTCTTCCGACGAGGAAGAGCGTGACCTGACAGCTAGTTCTGCCGGGATATATGCCAGACAGAATCTATTTAACGGTTTTGGAACTGATAATTATGTAAACGAAACAAAAGCGAGACTGATGGCAGCCGCCTATGACGTGCTGGATGTTGCCAACAATGTTTTCATCGAAACAGCAGAAGCATATATCGGCGTTCTGAAAGAACGTGAGCTACTCACCCTTGCAGAAGAGAATGTTGAGACTCAGGGGCAGATTCTTAAACAGATTATAGAGAAGACTGAGGCCGGATTCGGCAGAAAATCGGATATGCTGAATTCAGAATCCAGAGTAGCCCTCGCGAGAGCAAATGTCATCTCCCAGCAGCAGAACCTCAAACAGGCTGTGGTTAAATTTCATAAACAGCTCGGACGTTTTGCCGCCCCAGACAAGTTTCTTGATCCTTCTAAAACATATGAATTTGCCGGAAATGTTGACGATGTAGTTGAGCTTGCATTTAACAATTATCCTGCCCTTAATGTTGCGAAGTATAATGTCCTTACCAAAAAATTTGCAATGAAACGTACTCAGGCTCTTTATTACCCTACGCTTGACGCCGAACTTCGTGCGGATTACGACAATAATACTGGTGGTGACGAGGGTGACACGAAAAGCTACAGTGCCATGCTTTATCTGAAGTACAACTTTTATGACGGTGGGCAGCGAAGTGCAGAAAAGAAGAAAAATTACCGTGAGATACTGAAGGAACACCAGAGAACGTACATCGAAAGGCGTAATCTGAATGAGTCCGTCAGGCTCGCCTGGAACATAAAAGAGTCAGAAGATAAAAAATATGAGTATCTGAAGAACCACGTTGGACTCAGTACGAAAACCCTTGAGGCATTTAAAGAGGAATATCAGCTCGGTAGAAGGACACTTCCAGAGCTTTTGGATGTGGAAAATGAAAATCAGGCAGCTAAAACTGCTTTTGTTGAATCTAAGTATGCCTCTTTAATTGCTTATTACAGAGTTATGTTTGTGACCGGCGTTCTGCTTTACGAACACCGCACGGATCTTTTTGAGAAAGTTGGTCTTACTGATAACAAGATTAAGCTCCCTGACCTTTCAGATTATCAGGTCATGGAAAATAATAGAGATGCCGACACAGTAAAAGATACTATGGATCAGTGTGATAACTCAGTGTTAACTGAAACAGGTGTCTATGGATGCGCTGATAATGAAAATGTCAGCATAGGCTACAGTGCACCGGAGAATGCTCCTGCGTATATCAAGCCTAAAGAATCAGCACTCACTCTCGAACCGGAATCATTAGGGGAGCCGGTTTCTCTCGGAGAGCCTGAAAAGGTTGATTCGATGGGGTTTGATGCCAGTGCAGAGGAGCAGACAGTCAATTTCAGCAATATACTTTTTAAGCTGAATTCGTCTAAACTTACAAAAGACTCTTACCCTGTTGTGGATGCCATAGCGGCAAAGCTTAAAACTATGGAAGGCTACACTCTTCAGATTGTTGGACACACTGACTCAAGCGGCAATGCAGAATTTAATAAAAAACTATCAGCAGAAAGGGCAAAATCAGTTTATAATAGATTAGTTAGGAAGGGTGTTCCTAAAGAAAATATCACAACATATGGTAAAGGTGAGGAGCTCCCTCTCTACAGCAACGCAACCAGAGATGGAAGAGTAAAGAACAGAAGGATTGAGTTCAAGCTCACGCACCTGAAACAACATGAATAA
- a CDS encoding transglutaminase-like cysteine peptidase, with the protein MSKINGFAVLCFIIMLCTVGISSQGRFYLPDDGLKSYAGKYGELAVKRLDGLLSLMDGLIAESEDSKVIKVNSFYNQIPYRSDKKIWGKEDYWASRLEFLGVGMGDCEDYAVAKFLTLLQLDVPQEKLFLTYVKAKGYADEAHMVVTYYKKPGTVPFVLDNYNKQILPATQRNDLVPIYSFTANDLFLQKQKGLGKRVDPSQSKNVGRLKSVDLEILKR; encoded by the coding sequence ATGTCAAAAATAAATGGTTTCGCTGTTTTATGTTTTATTATTATGCTCTGTACTGTCGGTATCAGTTCTCAGGGTAGATTTTACCTGCCTGATGATGGTCTGAAGTCATATGCAGGTAAATACGGCGAGCTTGCGGTTAAGCGTCTTGATGGACTGCTGAGCCTTATGGACGGACTAATCGCGGAAAGTGAAGACAGTAAGGTTATAAAAGTTAACAGCTTTTATAACCAGATCCCCTATCGCTCAGACAAAAAGATTTGGGGAAAAGAGGACTACTGGGCTAGCCGCCTGGAGTTTCTTGGAGTTGGAATGGGCGATTGCGAGGATTATGCTGTTGCGAAATTCCTCACTCTTCTGCAACTGGATGTCCCGCAGGAGAAGCTTTTTCTCACCTATGTTAAGGCGAAAGGATATGCCGATGAAGCGCATATGGTTGTCACGTATTATAAAAAACCCGGCACCGTCCCTTTTGTTCTGGATAACTATAACAAGCAGATTCTTCCGGCAACGCAACGTAACGACCTTGTGCCTATTTACAGCTTTACTGCCAACGACCTCTTTCTGCAGAAACAGAAGGGGCTTGGTAAGAGAGTTGATCCGTCACAATCAAAAAATGTCGGCAGGCTTAAGTCTGTTGATCTTGAGATATTGAAGAGGTAG